From a single Hevea brasiliensis isolate MT/VB/25A 57/8 unplaced genomic scaffold, ASM3005281v1 Scaf1, whole genome shotgun sequence genomic region:
- the LOC110659176 gene encoding auxin-responsive protein SAUR23, with protein MAILFRGVMHAKRILSRTNFLANQVASVPKGFMAVYVGESQKKRFIVPFSVLNQPSFQELLRKAEEEFGFDHPMGGLTLPCREDIFLDTISGLNSL; from the coding sequence ATGGCTATTCTTTTCCGGGGTGTTATGCATGCTAAGCGAATTCTATCTCGAACAAATTTTCTTGCTAATCAGGTAGCTTCAGTTCCAAAGGGGTTCATGGCAGTTTATGTTGGAGAAAGCCAAAAGAAGAGATTCATAGTTCCATTTTCAGTCTTGAATCAGCCTTCATTCCAAGAATTGCTGAGAAAGGCAGAGGAAGAATTTGGATTTGATCACCCAATGGGTGGTCTTACACTTCCTTGCAGAGAAGACATCTTCCTTGACACTATTTCAGGCTTGAATTCATTGTGA